The Sediminispirochaeta bajacaliforniensis DSM 16054 genome includes the window GAGGTCTGGGCTATTTCATCTTCAGTGGAATCGGACGAGCCAACTTTCTTATGGTGCTTTCCGGAGCCCTTGTAGTATCGGCCCTCGGTATAGGAATCAACATGCTTCTCATGAAGGTCGAAGAATTGCTAACCCCTCGCGGATTGAAAATCACCCCCGTATCGGAGCGTATAGAATGATAGAGCTCAAACGTGTAACCAAACGATTTGATAAGAAACTTGCAGTAAAAGACCTCTCTATGACCATCGAACAGGGAAAGATTACCATGCTGATCGGTCCTTCCGGGTGTGGGAAAACCACAACGTTGAAAATGATCAACCGGTTGATTGACGCAACCGAAGGGGATATTACGATCTCCGGGCGTTCTATCTACGATCTCGATGCGGTACAGCTACGAAGAAGCATCGGTTACGTCATTCAAGAAACAGGACTCTTTCCCCATATGGACGTCTTTACAAACATAGCGATGGTACCGAGGCTCATTGGATGGGATGAGCGGAAAATCAAAAACAGGGTGGATGAACTGCTGCATCTTGTGACCCTAAACGGCAGCTACGTTCATAAATATCCCTTGCAGCTCTCCGGAGGAGAAAGACAGCGGGTGGGTCTCGCACGTGCCCTTGCTGCCGATCCGGAAATTTTACTTATGGACGAACCCTTCGGAGCCATTGATCCGATCAATCGCTCTCGCCTGCACGACTCTTTCTTATCGATTCAGGAAAAGATAGAAAAGACCATTGTCTTCGTTACCCATGATATCAATGAGGCGATAAAGCTCGGCGATAAGATTGCAATCATGCAAAACGGGAATCTTGTACAATATGACAATGTAAACAACATCCTGTACGAACCTGAAAACAAATTTGTAGAAAAACTCCTTGGTCATGACCGAAACATCAAGGCCCTTGTCCTGAAGAAAAACAAAGACTACATCGTTACCACGGGATATGTGCAGGTACACAAATCGGATAAGCCGGAAGCCGTTATCCGAAAGATGGAAGAAAAGGGAAAGCGGGTTGCGATCGTCACCGACAGCGAAGAGAAATTTCTCGGCCTTTTCGCTCTGGAAAAGAGCAGAAAGGATCCTCAACCACACCTCTCATTTATCGACAACGCGGTTACGGTAGAAAAAAACAACAACCTCCAGGAGACCTTCAGCCTGATGATTGATGCAGGGGAGAGTTCGCTCCCTGTCGTCACCGAGGGCAACCGCTTCGTCGGAGCTATAAACCTCGAAGACATTTTCAATGAATTCAAAAAGGCACAGGAGGATTGATGTCGATAGTAGCATATGTCTCGGAAAACCGGGAACAAATACTTGCCCTCGTAGGGCAGCACCTGGTCCTTTTTTCCGTTTCAATCCTGTTCACCGTGGTTATAGGACTTGCCGTCGCGATTGCCGCCAGCAATGAGAAGAGGAGGAATCTCGGCAGAATCATTCTAACGACAACAGCGGCGGCCCAGGCCGTTCCCTCTATTGCCGTCGTAGCCCTCGTATTCCTGATTGTCGGCATCGGTATGAGGCCGGCCATCATTGCACTTTTCTTCTACAGCCTGGTCCCTATTGTATTCAATGCGACCAGCGGCTTACTGAGTATCGATACCAAAACAATCGAAGCGGCCAGAGGCATAGGACTGACCGACCGCCAAATCTTATGGAAAATTAAGTTTCCTATGGCCAGCCCCGTTATCATGGCCGGCATACGAAGTGCCGCGACTATCAACGTGGGAACCGCCACCGTTGCCGCGGTAATCGGCGGAGGCGGATTGGGAGACCTTATTTTTATCGGACTCAAACTTAATAAAAACTACATCATACTTACGGGCGCACTATTAACCGCACTTATCGCAATTATCGTAGATACCTTCCTTGCCGTAATGGAACGGCGAGTGACGCCGAAAGGATTAAAACTCGGCCGATAAGGCAAAGTTTTAATATCGAAGAACACTATCTGTACAAAAAGGAGAAGATCATGAGACAAAAAGCCAAACTTTTTGCGGCCTTTGCTATTGTCGTCCTTACATCGGCCATCCTATTTCCGGGATGTGCAAAAAAAGAGGAGACGGGAAAAGAGGAGCAAAAGGGAACACTAACCGTCGGAGCAAAGAATTTCACAGAACAATACATCGTGGGCAACATGATGGCAGAACTTTTAAGGAATAAGGGCTTCGAGGTAAAGGAACAGTTCGGCACAGGAAGCAAGATTACCAGAGACGGTCTTGACACAGGACAGACAGATCTTTATGCCGAATATACAGGTACAGCATGGTCCGTATACCTTGGGCATGACACAACAATTACCGATCCGGAAACACTTTATACAAAGGTAAAGGAAGAGGATCTGTCCGAGCACAATATTGTCTGGCTCGATCGATGGGAGCTCAACAACACCTACGCCCTTGCAATGAAGCAGGACGAAGCGAAAGAGCTCGGCTTCGCCTCAATAGGTGATCTCGGTAGCTACGTTTCCAAACAGCCGGAGGCACTGAATTTCGGTATCGATCAAGAGTTTTACGAACGCCCCGATGGATTCTTTAAAATGGTCGAAACCTATGGCTTCACAGTACCCAAAAAACAGGTAAAAACCATGGATGTGGGGCTTTCCTACGAAGCCCTGGATCGAGGTCAAGTTGATGTTGCCATGGTCTTTGCCACCGATGGTCTCTTAAAGAAATACGGCCTAAGGGTTCTTTCCGACGATAAGAACTTCTTTCCCGTCTACAACCTCGCGGTAACCGTGCGAAAAGAGATCCTCGACAAACACCCCGAGATTGCCGATATCATGAAACCCCTTGCCCAGCTCCTTGATGACACAACAATGCAGGGTTTAAATTATCGGGTCGATGCGGAGGGGTTACCGGCTAAAATGGTGGCAGAAGAGTTCTTGAAAGATAATGGTTTAATTGAATAGATATGTACTGTTCCGAATCCTGGTGATTTCATCAATCGGCATGAGAGGAAAAAGAGTAACATAGTCAATCTACCACACCCATGAGCCGCAGAGCTCTTCTGCCCGGCTCATGGGTTGATTTTTTCTTACGTTTACATTTCAAGAGATCTTGTTTTAAAACCGTATCCCACCACATCATGCACATCATGCATAACCATAAACACCTTGGGATCTTCCTCCAAAGCAATCCGTTTTAGAACGGCGGTCTGTCGCATATGAAAGGTTACATAGATCACCTTGATTCCTTTTCGCGAATAAGAGCCCATGCCCCTCAGGAACGTCACCCCCCGATCCATCTCCTCGTAGATTCGTTCCTTTATCCGTTCAACCGCTCCGTCGTCCATAGAGATAATATAGGCAGCCTTCACCCGACTAAAGCCTTCGGTCATGATGTCCGCAAAGCGCGAGGAAAGGAAAAGGGCAAAGTAGCTCCAAATGATTATATTGATATCTCTAAAGACAAAGCCGGTAAAAAGAATGATGACCGACTCGATGATAAGGTAGCCATTTCCAATCGAGATATTGAATTTCTTTTTCATGAGAGCAACGGGAATATCGGTCCCCCCCGTAGAGGCTCTGCTCTTAAAGATAAGACCGATACCTATTCCCATCAGAATCGAACCGGCTATGGCCGCAACGAAAACATCATCAGTAAGGGCCCAGTCGAGAGGATCGGTCAGAACACCATTTTTTGTATTGTATTTTTCAATGAGATCCCGCATAAGATTCCAGCAGTAAAGACGCTTGGGTGCCACAAGATCGGTCATAAGAGCACTGACAAAAAAACCGACAAAGGTTCCAAGGCCGAATTGCCTGCCGACAAACACTATTCCCATAATCCAGAGGGGAAAATTCATGATGATCATGCTGATTCCCATACTCCAGCCGAACATGTGATAGAGAATTTGACTAAGGCCCCCTACTCCGCCGGGAACAATTTTAAAGGGGACCAAAAACCAGGACAGCCCGATTCCATATACAAGGCTGCCGGCAAAAATCCCGCAGAGTTGGCGAAACAGTGAAAAAAAGCTATGCTTTCGCATCACACCCTCGGACATACACTCCTCCCACTATTTAAAACAAGAGCCAGATTGCGATCAGGGAACCTCCAAGGAATAGATAGTTGTGCGCTTTCAGCTTCTCTCTCCAGACAAAGGCACTGGTGATGCTGGTAAGGACGATGATGGAGATACCGTTAAGCGGATAGGCAATCATCCCCGGAAGCAGCTCAACAGCCTTCATAAAAAAGACTGCCGCATGATAATTTATCAAGCCAAGGATCACTCCCAGAAAAACAGATCTGAAAGTGATTCGGTTCCTGCGAATTCGAATCCACAGAATGGAAAAAAGAAGCGAGATAATGTAGACGACAAAAAGGAAAGAGTTCGTATCGAGAGAGAGGTAAAACTCACTTTTCAATTTGAATGCGAGATCATTCATGCCGAAAAAGAAAAAGAGGGCGAGGGCCCAGCCAAGACCTCCATGGACCAGGCGACGCAGGTTCTGGCGATCGGGAACCTCATCTCCCGAAAGCGGGATAATGGCAAGCGCAAGAACCAGCCCTATGGTTTGCTTCCAGTCAACGCTTTCGGAAAACAGCAGGATGGAACAGAGGGTTGGTATGACGAGGGAAAGCCGCCCCAAAGAAACAGTAATCGAAACCCCAAGCCTTGGAATCGCAAGATTCATCACTGCGTAACAGAAAACAAAAAGTGTGCCCAACAGTACGGCAAGAAAAGAGGCGCCGAGGTCCATACCGGAAAGAGAAAAGTGATCGGATCGTATGATGCTCAATACAATGGCAACCACATAATTTGTCATCAATATGGGATAGATCGGCAGGTCCCGCTTTTCCCGGTATTTAAAGAGATGGCCAATAAGAACGGCACATGCGACGGAAATGAAAAGATATCCCATACGTTAACCTTTACTCGCTTAATCGATTTCAGCGTAGTGCTTAAGAACGGCAAAAAGATCGTCAAGGGCGCGGCAGTGGGTCCGTTCGTAACCATGACTTGCCGAAACCCCAGGCCCGATTAATCCGTGACGCAGGTCGTTACCCGCAGAAAGTGCGGCATCGGCATCACTTCCGTAAAAGGGATAGACATCCAGCGCAAAGTCGACATTGAGCGAACGAGCGGCAGCGGTTAATCCTTGCAGAACCTTCCGATCAAAGGGCCCCCTGGAATCCATGGCGCATATGGAAATCGTGGTATCGGAACCGGAAAGGTCCTCTCCGACCACCCCCATATCCACTGCAACAAATTCTCCGACATCGCTTCCGAAACCGGTTGATCCTCCATGACCGACCTCTTCATGAAGGGAGAAAAAAAGCGACAAACGCCGCTTTGGATGAAAAGATCCGTCCGCGACTGCGTCGGATAAGGCCAAAAGCACCGCTACGGCAGCCTTATCGTCGAGATGCCGGCTTTTGATAAAGCCTGTCTCGGTGACGACGGTCCTCGGATCAAAAGAAATCCAATCTCCGGGAGCAATTCCAAGCTCCCTGCACCGGACATCAGAATCGATACATTGATCAAGGACGATTTCGAGATTTTCATCACTTCGCTTGGCCTCCGAAGCATCCTTGCTTGCATGAACGGAAGGGTTGGAAAACTGCACTGTGCCACTATAAGACAGCCCTGATGCAGTATGGACCACACAATTCTCCCGCTCGACAGAGTGGTCGGGGTAAGAACCGATCTTGGCAAAGCGAAGCCTTCCGTTGGATTTTATCGTACGGACCATGGCCCCCAGGGTATCAAGGTGAGCGGAATAGACCAAAGGTCGCCCCGCTCCTCCAAGATGACACAACAACTCTCCCTTACGCATTCTCTCACATACAAATCCAGCGGCCGAAAGTCGCTTTTCAAGCTCATCTGCAAGAGGCTCGGCAAAGCCGGTCGGCGATGGAAACGCACAGAGATATTTCAACCGTTCAAGGATTGTTTTCAGTACAGCGGCATCACGGTAGGAGTAACTCATGGCAGAAAGTGTATCTCATTGTTGCACTTTGTTCCAGCAAAATAAAAACCGGCGGCAGCGGCTGCCAATGCAATCCAAGAAAACGAAACGCATATGCTCATAGCTCGAGCCCTATTCCGATTCCGAAAGATTCCAGACCAAATCCCAGATTATTTTCATCGAGGCTGAGAGCTCTTCACTCTCAATGATCAGGCCGTAGCCTTCCTTGTTTGACGAAGCAATACCCAGCCTACCGTCGTATATATACAAACTGATGAAATCCGTCCGACTTGCCTGCGGAAAAAAACGAACATTTCGCAAGTTTTGCCGGCTGCCTTTCAGAAAGTCAAGATCCACTTCAGCATTCCTTACCCTGAGAGAATTGGACCAGATTCCCCGTTCAATCCGTTTCGTTACGAAATTCTTTAGATAATCTGCTCCAAGCAGGTCGATCATTTTTATCCCGACATCAAAATAGAAATATTCACCCGACCTGATTTCCAAGAGTTCATCATGTATCTGTTTGAGTCCGGACGGACCGTCGAAGTATCTGATATTCGGCTTGTTCGGGCTGTTTTCGTACATCGTTCTCAATTCCGGCAGAATGCGATCAATCATATTGAGAGTCTGGCGCGGTTGTTCTTTGAGATTTTCGGGATCAAGTACATAAAAGTATCTGCTCCGTGACTCCTTGTTGTTGACTGCAATCAGCCCGCGATGCATGAGATCGGTAGAGATGTCATAGACAGTTGTACGCTTTATTCCGGTCTCACGTGAGATTTGAGCGGCATTCGCCCGGCCCAGCTGCAGCAACGTCATATAGATGGCCGCCTGTTTCTCACTCAAACCTGCCTCTATCAGTTCGAACTCGGTAATCCTCACTTCATGCCTCCAAAGTTGTCGAACATTATCGACAAATCAAAATGACATATCTTAGCATTTAATTATACAATAATGAGTTATTCGTTAGATTGATTCAAAGTAGTTGCATGATTTTCTGACACCTTCTATACCAAGAATAAGATATCTTATAGGAGAAAATCATGAAGAAAACCGCTGTAGTTTTATTCCTGCTTGTGTCGGCACTGTCCGCGGCATTCGCAGGAGGTTAGAAAGAAGATAACGTTCAAGAACTTATTGTGTATACGGCCCTTGAGGACGACCAAATTCCGGTTTACCTAGAAGCCTTCTACAAAGAACACCCTGAAATGGAGGGCAAGGTACATATCGTCAGGGATTCTACCGGTATCATGACCGCCAAGCTCCTGGCGGAAAAAGACAACCCGCAGGCCGATCTTGTCTGGGGTACTGCAGCAACCAGCCTCCTTGTGGCAAAACAGCAGGGGATGCTGGAACCCTACAGTCCCGCAGGTCTGGACAGGATTCTCAAGGGCTTTCGCGATCCCGCAGAGGTTCCGAGCTGGGTCGGAATCGACGCATGGATGACCGGAATTGTCGTCAACACTATCGAAACCGAAGCAAAAGGGCTCCCTCATCCGAAATCTTACAAGGATCTTCTTGATCCGGTTTATGCCGGTTCGCTCGTCATGCCAAATCCTGCCTCTTCCGGAACAGGCTTCCTTACCGTATCCGCAATTCTTCAGCTTATGGGCGAAGACGCAGGCTGGAAGTATCTCGACGACCTGCACAAAAATATTGCGGTATACACGCATTCCGGATCACAGCCCGCCAAGCTTGCCGGTGCGGGAGAGTATCCTATCGGCATCTCCTTTTTCTATAGAGGAGTCAAGCAGAAGAAATCGGGCCAGCCTGTTGTCACCTACAGCCCCGCAGAAAGCAGCGGATTCGACGTTGAAGCAAATGCTCTCATCAAAAAAGATGGTATCAAACCAGAAGCAAGGATGTTTCTCGACTGGGCAATATCCGACAGTGCAATGGAGCAATACGCAAAAAGCTATCCGATTACCGCCGTTAAGAATATGTGGGGAATTCCCGATGGCTTCCCGCAGAATCCGACCGCGCTCATCATCGACAACGACTTCGAATGGGCGGCTTCAAACCGGCAGAGGATATTGGAAGAATGGACAAGAAGATACGATTCCAAATCATTACCTAAAAACTAAAACACGAATTTCAGCTGATGTTGACGAGGGCGGGGAATGTCCCTGCCTTCTATGCATGACCGGAGAAGGATATGAGCGAAAGTTTTTTGAAAGTAGAACATGTCGATAAATCGTTTCAGAATTTCCAGGCACTGAAAGATATTAATGTCGAGGCAGAGGAAGGAGAGTTTCTTTGTCTTCTCGGTCCCAGCGGATGCGGGAAAACCACCTTACTCAGAATAATCGCCGGACTGGAAAATCCGGACTGCGGCAGGGTGTTTCTTGCAGGAAGAGAAGTTACGAAATATCCTGTTGCCGCACGAAATATCGGCATTGTATTCCAGTCCTATGCCCTTTTCCCCAACCTGAACGCGTACGACAATATTGCCTACGGACTGAAACAGAAAGGGATATCAAAGTCAGAAGCGGCGGATAAAGTACATCGTATTCTCGAAAAGGTAGGCTTGGGGAAAAAGGCCAAACACTACCCGGCGCAGCTTTCGGGAGGACAGCAGCAAAGGGTTGCTCTGGCGCGTGCATTGGTTCTTTCCCCGGATATACTGCTGCTCGACGAACCCTTGAGTGCACTTGATGCAAAGGTCAGAAACAAGCTTCGGAAGGAGATCAGGAATCTTCAAAAGGATTTCGGTATTACCACAATCATGGTAACCCACGATCAGGAAGAGGCCCTCACCATGGCCGACAGAGTGCTTGTCATGAATCAGGCAGAAATAATCCAGAGTGGTACTCCCGCTCAGATCTATGCCGAGCCTGCAACATCGTTTATCGCCAATTTTATCGGTGAGATGAATCTCCTGAAGAAGTTTACGGCACAGGATATCGAAGCGCTGATAGACCGGGATGCTGAAACCTACGTTGATGCGGTGAAGATTGCAATTCGGCCGGAAGAAGTAAGGGTCGAAAAATCCGGCACCGGTGCGGAATCGAGGCTGATCAATACTGAATTCCGCGGTTCATTTCTTAGACTGACATTTGAAACATGTACGGATTCCGCGCTCAGGATTGATGCGGATATGTCCCGGGACAATTTCAATCACCTTGCAATTGCCCCGGGAGATTCGGCAGGCCTCATCTTTCCCAAAGAAGCGGTGCATATTTTCCGAGACAAAGAAAATGATTAGAACGGCCCAAGGCCTTGAACAGCGGCTGATAAAGTTGATTCTCATTGTTTTTCTGTTATTTCTTTGTATTTCAGTTGTCTTCCCGATCATCATGCTGCTTGACAGAAGCATGCACGACAGAATGGATAACTTTGTCGGGGCCGCAAACTTTGTAAAATTCTTTACCAATCCCGGTTTATTCACATCGCTGATAAACACACTTTTTGTTTCGGTTATGACGACTGTCATTTCCCTCCCCCTCGGTCTCGGATATGCTTTTTTTCTCAGTCGTTTTGAAATTCGAGGCAGGGTCTTCTTTCGTCTGATTGCGATGGTTCCGCTCTTTGCGCCGACGATGCTGCAGGGGATAGCGCTACGATACCTTTTCGGTAATAAAGGACTTATTACAACCGGTTTTTTCGGCTGGACAGAGCAGGTATTGGGAGTCGGCGGTATCAATATTCACCTGTATGGTCCTGTAGGAATAATCATAGCCGAGGTCTTTTACACCTTTCCCCAGGTTTACATGATTCTGACGATGGCCCTTTCCATGAGCGATGCACGGTTGTATGAGGCCGCCGAATCACTCTACGCAAAGAAACATCGGCTCTTTCTGGACGTAACCCTTCCAGGGATTAAATACGGCCTTATCAGTGCGGCTTTTGTGGCCTTCACCCTTTCGTTTACCGATTTTGGAGCCCCAAAGATAGTGGGAGGAAACTTTAATGTGCTCGCCGTCGGCATCTATAAGCAGGTCGTCGGTCAACAGAATTTCGGGCTCGGATCAACCATCTCGATAATACTTATGCTGCCGACCTTTATAGCATTCCTTGTCGACCGTTACATTCAAAGCAGACAGCGAATGACCTTCTCCTCCAAAGCCGTTCCATTACAGAGAAAATACAACAAGCTGATGTCCAACGTGGGCTTCATCTACTGTCTAATCATCGTTTTGATGATTCTGCTCATAGTCGGTGCAGCAATTTACGCCTCGCTTGTTGTTGCATGGCCATATAATCTAAACATAGGATTGCGCCATTTCAATTTTAATGATGTTGCGGGGAACGGAATTCAGGCCTTCTGGAATTCGATCACCGCGGCACTGCTTTCAGCCTTCATCGGCACGGCAATCGTCTTCTCTTCCGCCTATATGATTGAAAAAATTGTTGAGCTTCCCTGGCTGCGAAAAATTTCCTACTTGTTGTCGATTATTCCGCTGGCTCTGCCCGGGCTTGTCATTGGTATCGCATACATCTTCTTTTTTAATGCACCAGCCTTTGACGTTCTGGGCATGGAGATTCCGAATCCCTTCAACGGAATATACGGAACAATCTGGATAATCGTGTTGGCAAACATCATCCACTTTTATTCGGTCAATTTTCTTACCGCAACCACATCACTGAGGAAACTCGATAAGGAAATAGAAGAGGTCTCAAAATCTCTTGCGATTCCCTTTTACAAGGCCTTCGGCAGAGTCACGCTACCGGTAAACCTCCATGCAGTAATTGAAATATTCTCATATTTTTTTGTCAATTCGATGGCCACAATCTCTGCCGTGATCTTTCTTTACAGCCCGAAATTCAAGCTGGCCTCCGTTCTGATTGTCAACATGGATGATGCCGGAGACATTGCCGAAGCGGCCGCCATGTCAGTACTGATTCTGCTTACCAATATCCTGTTCAGGATGATCATAGCTTTTATACAAGGCAACATCGAAACGTACACGGAAAAATGGAAAAGAAAATGATTTTGACGACAAGGAGAATGAGCGTGAAACATATAGAAATGGTTGTTTTTGACTGGGCGGGAACTACGATAGATTACGGTTGCATTGCGCCCCTGGACGCATTTGTTTCGTCGTTTAAGGAATACGGCGTCGACATAACACCTGAAGAAGCCAGGGCCCCAATGGGAATGAAGAAACGTGATCATGTGGCCGCCATTCTTGGGATAGAGCGGGTGGTCCGCATCTGGCAGAACAAGCATGGACGATTTCCGGATGAAAACGATATTGAAGGTATTTACACAAGCTTTGAAAAGAAAATATGTGCCACCCTTTCCAGCTACTGCACCCCTATCCCCGGTGTCATCGAAACGCTGGAGCAATTGCGTGATAACGGATTAAAAATAGGTTCAACCACCGGGTATACGAGGGAGATGATGGATATTGTTGTTCCAGAGGCAAAGAAAAACGGTTACCATCCCGATTATCTCGTGACCTCAAGCGATGTTCCTGCAGGCAGGCCATATCCGTATATGATCTGGTCTAATGCTGTTGCGCTTGATGTTCCGGATCTTCAGCACATCGTAAAAGTCGGAGACACAAAAGCAGACATCGCCGAAGGGGTTTCGGCAGGCGTGTGGACGGTTGCCATCATCGAAGGCAGCAGTATATGGGCCTTGTCAAAGGAAGAAACCAAAGCACTTAGTCCCCAGAACTACCACAGCCGTTTCTCCACATGCCAAAACATCTGCATGAATGCAGGTGCTCATTATGTGATAAAGGATATCACCAAGCTTCCCGAAATCCTTGCAATAATCGACAGTCAGATTGAACTTGGAAAACGGGCATAAAGCGAAGAAACATATGGTGAATTCTTATGATTCGGATTCGTGGAAACCTACGTCAAATAAAGCCGCTGAAGATAGCTTCATTGAGTATTATGCTAAAATTTTTAGTCCGTACAAAATTGATACCATGCATGATTGTACCTTTGGGAGTGGATCGCTAACGTATCCCCTATATAAAATGGGATATTCAATGAGTGGCTCAGATTTAAGTGAGAATATGATTACCCTAGCGAGAAACTATATTCAACAGGAAGGTTTAGAAATAGAAGTTTTTCAGAAAGATTTTCGGGAAATAAACCTAGATAATAAAGTCGATTGCTTAATTTCCACAGGGAATTCATTACCACATGTTTCGAATACTGACTTGCAGAAAGCAATAAGAAATTTTGCCGATCAGATTAGAAGTCATGGCTATTTCTATTTTGATATAAGAAACTGGGATAAAATATTAACCAACAAGCAAAGATTTTTTTCTTATGCTCTGAGTTTTAAAGGCGATATTATACGGCATCTCATGCAAGTGTGGGATTTTAGTGATG containing:
- the phnX gene encoding phosphonoacetaldehyde hydrolase, with amino-acid sequence MSVKHIEMVVFDWAGTTIDYGCIAPLDAFVSSFKEYGVDITPEEARAPMGMKKRDHVAAILGIERVVRIWQNKHGRFPDENDIEGIYTSFEKKICATLSSYCTPIPGVIETLEQLRDNGLKIGSTTGYTREMMDIVVPEAKKNGYHPDYLVTSSDVPAGRPYPYMIWSNAVALDVPDLQHIVKVGDTKADIAEGVSAGVWTVAIIEGSSIWALSKEETKALSPQNYHSRFSTCQNICMNAGAHYVIKDITKLPEILAIIDSQIELGKRA
- a CDS encoding putative 2-aminoethylphosphonate ABC transporter permease subunit — translated: MIRTAQGLEQRLIKLILIVFLLFLCISVVFPIIMLLDRSMHDRMDNFVGAANFVKFFTNPGLFTSLINTLFVSVMTTVISLPLGLGYAFFLSRFEIRGRVFFRLIAMVPLFAPTMLQGIALRYLFGNKGLITTGFFGWTEQVLGVGGINIHLYGPVGIIIAEVFYTFPQVYMILTMALSMSDARLYEAAESLYAKKHRLFLDVTLPGIKYGLISAAFVAFTLSFTDFGAPKIVGGNFNVLAVGIYKQVVGQQNFGLGSTISIILMLPTFIAFLVDRYIQSRQRMTFSSKAVPLQRKYNKLMSNVGFIYCLIIVLMILLIVGAAIYASLVVAWPYNLNIGLRHFNFNDVAGNGIQAFWNSITAALLSAFIGTAIVFSSAYMIEKIVELPWLRKISYLLSIIPLALPGLVIGIAYIFFFNAPAFDVLGMEIPNPFNGIYGTIWIIVLANIIHFYSVNFLTATTSLRKLDKEIEEVSKSLAIPFYKAFGRVTLPVNLHAVIEIFSYFFVNSMATISAVIFLYSPKFKLASVLIVNMDDAGDIAEAAAMSVLILLTNILFRMIIAFIQGNIETYTEKWKRK
- a CDS encoding class I SAM-dependent methyltransferase, with the translated sequence MENGHKAKKHMVNSYDSDSWKPTSNKAAEDSFIEYYAKIFSPYKIDTMHDCTFGSGSLTYPLYKMGYSMSGSDLSENMITLARNYIQQEGLEIEVFQKDFREINLDNKVDCLISTGNSLPHVSNTDLQKAIRNFADQIRSHGYFYFDIRNWDKILTNKQRFFSYALSFKGDIIRHLMQVWDFSDDMKTVKFNLVFTDYDKDGKIINRKIETIPTYYPIRWNLLEKYLEEAGFEIIKRYNHDIFHNFGSKTEAIFEIGSESTFMDVDWYAVLSRKIH